The following coding sequences lie in one Alistipes sp. ZOR0009 genomic window:
- a CDS encoding type IV secretory system conjugative DNA transfer family protein has protein sequence MDTKNVIILLAVALAIVILDFLCLSSINVQLFSFVREVGNPAPFFIKNGAYFRAFYVFSLFVLAYNTVLHQKPKERKEDTKINITISTICFLLSTGIYVFISFFFGVKVWYFFLAYLVFFILSTTFCVWFVLEATAKTKKSLERTNLSSDLKKIQNKNKTIFSFKTTDGYINVLNPFQGIFVNGGAGAGKSASIAIPIIDQIAKNSWTGLVYDFKYFDLTNVVYTAFKRHPKESKSIKLRIINFTDVQRSHRINPIDPNYLIDEAFIEEYVNTILKNLNKEWIKNSGNFFCTSAILLLKALVLFIKEKHPDICDIPHVFSIVNHFTTEELCLMLSTHEQALSISSSVSEAVQKGAMEQVAGVIATLKAQTQKLDNKNIFWVLGGNDVDLNLNDPQKRTLLCVVNDPQKTETLTPVFSLIVTVARKTMNVKDRDKSIFLLDEAPTMFLPNFDELPNTGRSNKICSCYMGQDISQMDKNYGKDIRRNILGSLGNVFYGNATEGETVKYCSELFGKEDVIIENTSYGRNKNTSSIGQSENISFNVQTREVIKPQEIASLPIGTFCGKIVGRVPHSYFKSQFLRLDDQGINPEEFKVPPFTNVTKEMVEDFYNSVMEDTKALKAMYSNIKEESVCY, from the coding sequence ATGGATACAAAAAATGTAATTATACTGCTAGCCGTTGCTCTAGCAATCGTTATACTTGATTTTTTGTGTCTTTCATCAATCAATGTCCAACTTTTCTCTTTTGTAAGAGAAGTTGGAAATCCAGCACCGTTCTTTATTAAAAACGGTGCTTACTTCAGAGCGTTCTACGTATTTTCTCTTTTTGTTTTAGCATACAACACAGTGCTACATCAAAAACCAAAAGAGCGTAAAGAAGATACAAAAATCAACATTACTATTTCGACTATCTGTTTTCTTCTCAGTACTGGTATTTACGTTTTTATCAGTTTCTTCTTTGGGGTAAAAGTTTGGTACTTTTTTTTAGCCTACCTCGTATTTTTTATTTTATCTACAACGTTTTGCGTTTGGTTTGTTCTTGAAGCGACTGCAAAAACAAAAAAAAGTCTCGAAAGAACTAACCTTTCTAGTGATCTTAAAAAGATTCAAAACAAGAACAAAACAATCTTTAGTTTCAAAACGACAGATGGATACATCAACGTTTTAAATCCATTTCAGGGAATATTTGTGAACGGAGGAGCAGGAGCAGGAAAATCTGCATCGATAGCTATTCCTATAATTGATCAAATAGCAAAAAATAGCTGGACTGGACTCGTTTATGATTTCAAATATTTTGATTTAACAAATGTTGTTTACACCGCATTTAAGCGCCACCCGAAAGAATCAAAATCTATAAAACTTCGAATAATCAACTTTACAGATGTTCAAAGATCTCATAGAATTAATCCTATAGATCCAAACTACTTGATTGACGAAGCTTTTATTGAAGAGTACGTAAACACAATTCTAAAAAACTTAAACAAGGAATGGATAAAAAATAGTGGCAATTTCTTTTGTACTAGCGCGATTCTTCTTTTAAAGGCATTGGTGCTCTTTATTAAAGAAAAGCATCCAGATATCTGCGATATCCCTCACGTTTTTTCTATAGTCAACCACTTTACAACTGAAGAACTTTGCCTCATGCTTAGTACCCACGAGCAGGCACTTTCAATTTCATCTTCTGTTTCAGAAGCAGTACAAAAAGGAGCGATGGAACAGGTGGCTGGTGTTATTGCAACTTTAAAGGCTCAAACACAAAAGTTGGATAACAAAAACATATTTTGGGTACTTGGAGGTAATGATGTCGATTTAAATCTTAACGATCCCCAAAAAAGAACTTTACTCTGCGTCGTGAATGATCCTCAGAAGACAGAAACTTTAACCCCTGTTTTTTCTCTAATCGTTACCGTTGCCCGAAAAACAATGAACGTGAAAGATCGTGATAAGTCAATTTTTCTTCTCGATGAGGCACCAACCATGTTTTTACCAAATTTTGATGAGTTACCCAATACTGGTCGTTCAAACAAGATCTGCTCCTGCTACATGGGGCAGGATATTTCTCAGATGGACAAAAATTACGGGAAGGACATTAGAAGAAATATACTTGGCTCTCTTGGAAATGTTTTTTATGGAAATGCAACAGAGGGAGAGACTGTAAAATATTGTAGCGAACTGTTTGGAAAGGAAGATGTGATAATAGAAAACACTTCTTACGGAAGGAATAAAAATACGAGTTCAATCGGTCAGTCTGAAAATATATCATTTAATGTGCAAACTCGTGAAGTTATTAAACCACAAGAGATAGCCTCACTCCCAATTGGAACCTTTTGTGGTAAAATTGTAGGAAGAGTACCTCACAGCTACTTTAAATCACAGTTCCTCAGATTAGACGATCAAGGTATTAATCCTGAAGAATTTAAGGTTCCTCCATTTACAAACGTAACAAAAGAAATGGTGGAAGATTTTTATAACAGTGTTATGGAAGATACAAAAGCTCTTAAAGCAATGTACAGTAATATAAAGGAGGAAAGCGTATGTTATTAA